A genomic stretch from Gorilla gorilla gorilla isolate KB3781 chromosome 20, NHGRI_mGorGor1-v2.1_pri, whole genome shotgun sequence includes:
- the KLK1 gene encoding kallikrein-1, translating into MWFLVLCLALSLGGTGAAPPIQSRIVGGQECEQHSQPWQAALYHFSTFQCGGILVHRQWVLTAAHCISDNYQLWLGRHNLFDDENTAQFVHVSESFPHPGFNMSLLENHTRQAEEDYSHDLMLLRLTEPAVITDAVKVVELPTREPEVGSTCLASGWGSIEPENFSFPDDLQCVDLKILPNDECEKAHIQKVTDFMLCVGHPEGGKDTCVGDSGGPLMCDGVLQGVTSWGYVPCGTPNKPSVAVRVLSYVKWIEDTIAENS; encoded by the exons ATGTGGTTCCTGGTTCTGTGCCTCGCCCTGTCCCTGGGGGGGACTG GTGCTGCGCCCCCGATTCAGTCCCGGATTGtgggaggccaggagtgtgagCAGCATTCCCAGCCCTGGCAGGCGGCTCTGTACCATTTCAGCACTTTCCAGTGTGGGGGCATCCTGGTGCACCGCCAGTGGGTGCTCACAGCTGCCCACTGCATCAGCGA CAATTACCAGCTCTGGCTGGGTCGCCACAACTTGTTTGATGACGAAAACACAGCCCAGTTTGTTCATGTCAGTGAGAGCTTCCCACACCCTGGCTTCAACATGAGCCTCCTGGAGAACCACACCCGCCAAGCAGAGGAGGACTACAGCCACGACCTCATGCTGCTCCGCCTGACGGAGCCTGCCGTTATCACAGACGCTGTGAAGGTCGTGGAGTTGCCCACCCGGGAACCCGAAGTGGGGAGCACCTGTTTGGCTTCCGGCTGGGGCAGCATCGAACCAGAGAATT TCTCATTTCCAGATGATCTCCAGTGTGTGGACCTCAAAATCCTGCCTAATGATGAGTGCGAAAAAGCCCACATCCAGAAGGTGACAGACTTCATGCTGTGTGTCGGACACCCGGAAGGTGGCAAAGACACCTGTGTG GGTGATTCAGGGGGCCCGCTGATGTGTGATGGTGTGCTCCAAGGTGTCACATCATGGGGCTACGTCCCTTGTGGAACCCCCAATAAGCCTTCTGTCGCCGTCAGAGTGCTGTCTTATGTGAAGTGGATCGAGGACACCATAGCGGAGAACTCCTGA
- the KLK15 gene encoding kallikrein-15 isoform X1 encodes MWLLLTLSFLLASTAQDGDKLLEGDECAPHSQPWQVALYERARFNCGASLISPHWVLSAAHCQSRFMRVRLGEHNLRKRDGPEQLRTASRVIPHPRYEARSHRNDIMLLRLVQPARLTPQVRPAVLPTRCPHPGEACVVSGWGLVSHNEPGTAGSPRSQVSLPDTLHCANISIISDTSCDKSYPGRLTNTMVCAGAEGRGAESCEGDSGGPLVCGGILQGIVSWGDVPCDNTTKPGVYTKVCHYLEWIRETMKRN; translated from the exons ATGTGGCTTCTCCTCACTCTCTCCTTCCTGCTGGCATCCACAG CCCAGGATGGTGACAAGTTGCTGGAAGGTGACGAGTGTGCACCCCACTCCCAGCCATGGCAAGTGGCCCTCTACGAGCGTGCACGCTTTAACTGTGGCGCTTCCCTCATCTCCCCACACTGGGTGCTGTCTGCGGCCCACTGCCAAAGCCG CTTCATGAGAGTGCGCCTGGGAGAGCACAACCTGCGCAAGCGCGATGGCCCAGAGCAACTACGGACCGCGTCTCGGGTCATTCCACACCCGCGCTACGAAGCGCGCAGCCACCGCAACGACATCATGTTGCTGCGTCTAGTCCAGCCCGCACGCCTGACCCCCCAGGTGCGCCCCGCGGTGCTACCCACGCGTTGCCCCCACCCGGGGGAGGCCTGTGTGGTGTCTGGCTGGGGCCTGGTGTCCCACAACGAGCCTGGGACCGCTGGGAGCCCCCGGTCACAAG TGAGTCTCCCAGATACGTTGCATTGTGCCAACATCAGCATTATCTCGGACACATCTTGTGACAAGAGCTACCCAGGGCGCCTGACAAACACCATGGTGTGTGCAGGCGCGGAGGGCAGAGGCGCAGAATCCTGTGAG GGTGACTCTGGGGGACCCCTGGTCTGTGGGGGCATCCTGCAGGGCATTGTGTCCTGGGGTGACGTCCCTTGTGACaacaccaccaagcctggtgtCTATACCAAAGTCTGCCACTACTTGGAGTGGATCAGGGAAACCATGAAGAGGAACTGA
- the KLK15 gene encoding kallikrein-15 isoform X2, whose product MWLLLTLSFLLASTAQDGDKLLEGDECAPHSQPWQVALYERARFNCGASLISPHWVLSAAHCQSRFMRVRLGEHNLRKRDGPEQLRTASRVIPHPRYEARSHRNDIMLLRLVQPARLTPQGDSGGPLVCGGILQGIVSWGDVPCDNTTKPGVYTKVCHYLEWIRETMKRN is encoded by the exons ATGTGGCTTCTCCTCACTCTCTCCTTCCTGCTGGCATCCACAG CCCAGGATGGTGACAAGTTGCTGGAAGGTGACGAGTGTGCACCCCACTCCCAGCCATGGCAAGTGGCCCTCTACGAGCGTGCACGCTTTAACTGTGGCGCTTCCCTCATCTCCCCACACTGGGTGCTGTCTGCGGCCCACTGCCAAAGCCG CTTCATGAGAGTGCGCCTGGGAGAGCACAACCTGCGCAAGCGCGATGGCCCAGAGCAACTACGGACCGCGTCTCGGGTCATTCCACACCCGCGCTACGAAGCGCGCAGCCACCGCAACGACATCATGTTGCTGCGTCTAGTCCAGCCCGCACGCCTGACCCCCCAG GGTGACTCTGGGGGACCCCTGGTCTGTGGGGGCATCCTGCAGGGCATTGTGTCCTGGGGTGACGTCCCTTGTGACaacaccaccaagcctggtgtCTATACCAAAGTCTGCCACTACTTGGAGTGGATCAGGGAAACCATGAAGAGGAACTGA
- the KLK15 gene encoding kallikrein-15 isoform X3 gives MWLLLTLSFLLASTAQDGDKLLEGDECAPHSQPWQVALYERARFNCGASLISPHWVLSAAHCQSRFMRVRLGEHNLRKRDGPEQLRTASRVIPHPRYEARSHRNDIMLLRLVQPARLTPQVRPAVLPTRCPHPGEACVVSGWGLVSHNEPGTAGSPRSQG, from the exons ATGTGGCTTCTCCTCACTCTCTCCTTCCTGCTGGCATCCACAG CCCAGGATGGTGACAAGTTGCTGGAAGGTGACGAGTGTGCACCCCACTCCCAGCCATGGCAAGTGGCCCTCTACGAGCGTGCACGCTTTAACTGTGGCGCTTCCCTCATCTCCCCACACTGGGTGCTGTCTGCGGCCCACTGCCAAAGCCG CTTCATGAGAGTGCGCCTGGGAGAGCACAACCTGCGCAAGCGCGATGGCCCAGAGCAACTACGGACCGCGTCTCGGGTCATTCCACACCCGCGCTACGAAGCGCGCAGCCACCGCAACGACATCATGTTGCTGCGTCTAGTCCAGCCCGCACGCCTGACCCCCCAGGTGCGCCCCGCGGTGCTACCCACGCGTTGCCCCCACCCGGGGGAGGCCTGTGTGGTGTCTGGCTGGGGCCTGGTGTCCCACAACGAGCCTGGGACCGCTGGGAGCCCCCGGTCACAAG GGTGA